A stretch of the Poseidonibacter parvus genome encodes the following:
- a CDS encoding FtsW/RodA/SpoVE family cell cycle protein, whose translation MYSNKNKIKALKNNLNCQQADYPLLILVSLLISLSVVFSYSLSIYTVEYYGYSQFHFFIRQAMVAVVAILIMWSFSLIHPDKLVGKVGMSLFLLFFFLMAIMPALPASMVTASGGANRWIRMPGFSLSPVEFFKIGFIYFLSWSFHRKVMDQPKKIGLKKESLLLAPYFLTFFAVVFIVAFLQKDLGQVVLLGIILVVLLIFANRSFKIFLVLGAGALLGLVGLILAAPHRIQRIYSWWAMVQDGILSVLPSWAESYLRIDELPEPYQVSHSLNAMHNGSFLGQGISNGDIKVGFLSEVHTDFVLAGITEEVGLLGLMCIIGIMFSIIWRIFRISRRVKNPIYHLFTLGIALMIIIAFLINSYGISGMIPIKGIAVPLLSYGGSSMLSMSIAIGLVLSISRVVSDEDIKINEKKV comes from the coding sequence ATGTATTCTAACAAAAATAAGATTAAAGCACTAAAAAATAATTTAAATTGTCAACAAGCTGACTATCCTTTACTTATTTTAGTATCTTTATTAATTTCATTAAGCGTTGTTTTCTCCTATTCTTTAAGTATTTATACTGTTGAATATTATGGATATAGTCAATTTCATTTTTTTATTAGACAAGCTATGGTTGCTGTTGTTGCAATACTTATAATGTGGTCTTTTTCATTAATTCATCCTGATAAATTAGTAGGAAAAGTGGGAATGAGTTTATTTTTACTATTTTTCTTTCTTATGGCAATAATGCCAGCTCTTCCAGCCTCAATGGTAACAGCATCAGGAGGTGCAAACAGATGGATAAGAATGCCTGGTTTTTCTTTGTCTCCTGTAGAGTTTTTCAAAATAGGTTTTATATATTTTCTATCATGGTCTTTTCATAGAAAAGTTATGGACCAACCTAAAAAAATTGGCTTAAAAAAAGAGTCATTACTTTTAGCACCATATTTTTTAACATTTTTTGCTGTTGTATTTATTGTGGCTTTTTTACAAAAAGATTTAGGTCAAGTTGTTCTTTTAGGAATAATATTAGTTGTTCTTTTAATTTTTGCAAATAGGTCTTTTAAAATATTTCTAGTTTTAGGAGCGGGAGCACTTTTAGGTTTAGTTGGATTGATTCTTGCGGCTCCTCATAGAATTCAGAGAATTTATTCTTGGTGGGCTATGGTTCAAGATGGTATTTTATCTGTACTACCTTCTTGGGCTGAATCATATTTAAGAATTGATGAACTACCTGAACCTTATCAGGTTTCACATTCTTTAAATGCAATGCATAATGGAAGTTTTTTAGGTCAAGGTATTTCAAATGGCGATATTAAAGTTGGATTTTTATCTGAAGTTCATACAGATTTTGTTTTAGCAGGTATTACTGAAGAAGTTGGACTTCTTGGATTAATGTGTATTATTGGAATAATGTTTTCTATCATTTGGAGAATATTTAGAATAAGTAGACGTGTTAAAAATCCTATTTATCATCTATTTACATTAGGAATTGCTTTAATGATTATAATCGCCTTTTTAATCAATTCTTATGGTATATCAGGAATGATACCAATTAAAGGTATTGCTGTACCTCTTCTTTCTTATGGTGGTTCTTCTATGCTATCCATGTCTATTGCAATTGGTTTAGTTTTATCCATAAGTAGAGTTGTAAGTGATGAAGATATAAAAATAAATGAGAAAAAGGTATAA
- a CDS encoding peptidoglycan D,D-transpeptidase FtsI family protein, with protein sequence MSSNKIEKINKTKKIAILFMIIFLFLLILIISVFRTITEYRHMPTLQSEKKELSVRGDIVSSDNFKIASSKKLYKASIDTRHLSEDKKELFLQLFSIYSKIPYKKLKKKLQKAKNKPGNLVLSYSIDSRTAKNLKELAFKLRRLDVFISRKVKGGKILRGLSIRESGEKRLFSYEDTLTPVIGYISKFESKEGTTKVKGIKGLEKSYNKVLNESKDGILQGNRDVLSYIAFDKDSVIRKRIDGATLNLNIPLKLQKNNELTLDVHKKKLSADEIMVSIMNSKTGEVLTLASSNRFNPEKIRQKDIPSLNVNAIEYQFEPGSIVKPISISLVMDKNRIKKNELFFAYNTKGKANSKGEFPKGKYKLGRYTIGDDHRFKKHYLTLKDVVIYSSNIGTLKIAQRLTGPEFYEGYKRFGLARKTGIDLPYEKKGVIHSVRQYSAGDRDKEDNIFKATDSYGQGITATFMQMMKAYTVFNSEGYMSTPKIVSHLLHDNSKYKAYDNKPEKVISKETALRMKKLLIQTVEEGTGKAAKIEGLEIGGKTGTAQIARGGKYLKKYISSFFGFVSDGENSYTIGVTVMNPNSTGKYWYYRYASSSAVPVFKEIVQNLIKLNYLTPKNDIISKNK encoded by the coding sequence ATGTCTTCAAACAAAATCGAAAAAATAAATAAAACAAAGAAAATAGCAATATTATTTATGATTATTTTCTTATTTTTGTTAATACTAATTATTTCAGTATTTAGAACAATAACTGAATATAGGCACATGCCGACTCTTCAGAGTGAAAAAAAAGAACTATCTGTGCGTGGTGATATTGTAAGTTCTGATAATTTCAAAATTGCATCTTCTAAGAAACTTTATAAGGCCTCAATTGATACTAGACATTTATCAGAAGATAAAAAAGAACTCTTTTTGCAACTATTTTCAATTTATAGCAAAATTCCATATAAAAAATTAAAGAAGAAACTACAAAAAGCTAAAAATAAACCTGGGAATTTAGTATTATCTTATAGTATTGATTCAAGAACAGCTAAAAACTTAAAAGAACTTGCATTTAAACTTAGACGTCTTGATGTTTTTATTTCAAGAAAAGTTAAAGGTGGAAAAATCTTAAGAGGTTTGAGTATTAGAGAAAGTGGAGAAAAAAGACTTTTTTCTTACGAAGACACTCTAACTCCAGTAATTGGGTATATATCAAAATTTGAGAGTAAAGAAGGAACAACAAAAGTAAAAGGAATTAAAGGTTTAGAAAAAAGTTACAATAAAGTTTTAAATGAATCAAAAGATGGCATCTTACAAGGAAATAGAGATGTTCTTTCATATATTGCATTTGATAAAGATTCAGTAATTAGAAAAAGAATTGATGGAGCTACACTAAACTTAAATATTCCACTTAAACTGCAAAAAAACAATGAATTAACACTTGATGTTCATAAAAAGAAACTAAGTGCAGATGAAATAATGGTATCAATAATGAATAGTAAAACAGGTGAAGTTTTAACACTTGCAAGTTCTAATAGATTTAACCCAGAGAAAATTAGACAAAAAGATATACCATCATTAAATGTAAATGCAATAGAATATCAATTTGAACCAGGTTCAATTGTCAAACCAATCTCGATATCACTTGTAATGGATAAAAATAGAATTAAAAAAAATGAACTCTTTTTTGCATATAATACAAAAGGTAAAGCAAATAGTAAAGGTGAATTTCCAAAAGGTAAATATAAATTAGGCCGATATACGATTGGTGATGATCATAGATTTAAAAAACACTACTTAACATTAAAAGATGTTGTAATTTACTCTTCTAATATTGGTACATTAAAGATTGCTCAAAGATTAACAGGTCCAGAGTTTTATGAAGGTTATAAAAGATTTGGTTTAGCTAGAAAAACAGGAATAGACTTGCCATATGAGAAAAAAGGAGTGATTCATAGTGTAAGACAATATTCAGCTGGAGATAGAGATAAAGAAGATAATATTTTTAAAGCTACAGATTCTTACGGACAAGGTATTACAGCAACATTTATGCAAATGATGAAAGCCTATACAGTTTTTAATAGCGAAGGATATATGTCTACACCAAAAATAGTTTCACACTTATTACATGACAATAGTAAGTATAAAGCTTATGACAACAAACCTGAAAAAGTGATTTCAAAAGAAACTGCTCTTAGAATGAAAAAACTATTAATACAAACTGTTGAAGAAGGAACAGGAAAAGCTGCAAAAATAGAAGGTCTTGAAATTGGTGGGAAAACTGGTACAGCACAAATTGCAAGAGGTGGGAAATATCTAAAAAAATATATTTCTTCATTTTTTGGTTTTGTTAGTGATGGCGAAAATTCTTATACCATAGGTGTTACAGTGATGAATCCAAATTCAACAGGTAAATATTGGTACTATAGATATGCTTCATCTTCAGCAGTACCAGTATTTAAAGAAATTGTACAAAATTTAATTAAATTAAACTATCTTACACCTAAAAACGATATAATTTCAAAAAATAAATAA
- a CDS encoding peptidylprolyl isomerase — translation MFGKKLKKYDYTAEELAKFQYAKFTTSKGVILIKLFNEETPNTVANFATLANDDFYNGLNFHRVIDGFMAQGGCPNKTGTGGPDWAIECEVDKEKQVHNKGSLSMAHAGPNTGGSQFFICFVPCPHLDRHHTVFGEIQADDSDSFSVLDSIEQKDEIISIEILESI, via the coding sequence ATGTTCGGAAAAAAATTAAAAAAATATGATTATACAGCAGAAGAATTAGCAAAATTCCAATATGCAAAATTTACTACAAGTAAGGGAGTAATTTTAATTAAATTATTCAATGAAGAAACACCAAATACAGTTGCTAACTTTGCAACTTTAGCAAATGATGATTTTTATAATGGTCTTAACTTTCATAGAGTAATTGATGGATTTATGGCACAAGGTGGATGCCCAAATAAAACTGGTACTGGTGGACCAGATTGGGCAATTGAATGTGAAGTAGATAAAGAGAAACAAGTACATAATAAAGGTAGCTTATCTATGGCTCATGCGGGTCCAAATACAGGTGGAAGTCAATTCTTTATTTGTTTTGTACCTTGTCCTCATTTAGATAGACATCATACAGTATTTGGTGAAATACAAGCAGATGATAGTGATAGTTTTTCTGTTTTAGACTCGATTGAGCAAAAAGATGAAATAATTTCAATTGAAATATTAGAATCAATATAA